The window GTTCAAAAGCGGCTTTGAGAAAGGGTTTGGCAATTGCGGCTAAATCCGCTCCGAGCGCCAGGGCTTTGGCGATTTCCACGCCATTTGAGATGCCGCCTGACGCAATCACTTGCGCCTTGCGATACTCCTTTCTGCGCCGCAACGCGCGCAACTCTTCCAAACACTCCGCCGTCGGAATGCCCCAATTGATGAGTTCCGCAAAGCCGCCTTCCGTAAAGCGCTCGTCGTGATTGAATTGTTCGGCGTAGCGCAAGGCTTCAACCTTTTGCCAATTCGTGCCGCCTGCGCCAGCGACATCAATCGCTTGAACGCCCGCTTCAATCAATCGCGCCGCAACTTCGCCAGAAATGCCGTTGCCCACTTCCTTTGCAATCACGGGCACAGGGAGACGCTTGCAGAGTTTTCGCAGTTCCGAAAGAAAGCCTTTGAAGTTTGTATTGCCTTCGGGCTGAAAAAGTTCCTGCGCCGCGTTAAGATGCACGATAAGTCCATCGGCACGCACAAGGTCAAGCAAGAGTTTCATCTCTGCTTTCGTGAGACCCTTTGCCACTTCAGGCGCGCCAATGTTAGCGAAAATCGGAATCGAGGGCGCAACCTTTCGCACCACCGCAAAACTCTCTCGATGCGCTTCGGACTCCAACGCTTGGCGCATACTGCCAACGCCGAGCGGGATATGCAAGGCTTCAGCGGCTTCAGCCAAAATTGCATTCACTTGCGTTGCGCCGTTGTAGCCGCCCGTCATTGAGGAAATCATCAAGGGGTAACTGATTTTTCTGCCAAGAAAGGTGGTCGAAAGGTCAATCTCTGAGAGGTTTAGTTCAGGCGTGGCGTTGTGGCGAAAGTCGTAGCGCTCAAAGCCGTTTCGTTTGGCAAAATCTACGTCGCTATCGAGGCAAAGTTCGACGTGGCGTTGCTTTCGCTGAATAGTTTGCTGAGCGGATGAAGTTGCCATAGCTCGAGTCGCTCTTTGTTTGGCAAAATCTTGAGCGCGAGAACAAAATTTGCACGCAATTTGCGATTTTATTTGCTGCCAAACATCAAAACGCCAGCGGCAATAAGTAGCAGATTAAAGAGCGAGAGCGGCAGGAGTTTGCGCCAACCCAAATCCATCAGTTGGTTGTATTTGAAACGAGGCACCGTCCAGCGCACCCAGATGAAGACGAAAATCATAAAAACGGTTTTCGTGACAAATGCGCCGACTTGCAGCGCTGCGAGCAGCCACGTAGGCAGCCCCGTTGCTTCGTCAATGAATGGGACTTGGTAACCACCGAGAAAGAGCGTTGAAATCACGGCGGAGGCGACAATCATATTGGCGTATTCGGCAAGAAAGAAGGTCGCAAATTTCATTGAGCCAAACTCGGTGTTGTAACCGCCGACAAGCTCTTGCTCAGCCTCGGGCAAGTCAAACGGTGCACGATTGCACTCCGCAAACGCAGCCACAGTAAAGCAGATGAAGCCGATGAAATTTCGGAAGCAATTCCAATAGAGTGGGTTGGACGTTTGCGATTCCACGATGTCAGTCATTCGCAGCGAATCAGCTAGCACGACCACGCTCACGACAGAAAGCCCCATTGCAATTTCATAGCTAATCATCTGTGCCGAAGAGCGCAGACCGCCCAGAAGCGAATACTTGTTGCTCGATGCCCAGCCTGCAACGGTTAGACCATACACGCCGATTGAGGTGATGGCAAGAATGTAAAGAATTCCGACGCTGACATCTGCAATCGCAATACCTTTTGCAAAAGGCACGACTGCAATTGTGGTGAGCGCCGCAAAAAGTGAAATCATTGGGGCAAGCAGGTGGTAGAAACGATTAGCCGCTGCAGGCGTAATGTCCTCCTTGAAGAGCAGTTTGAG is drawn from Chloroherpetonaceae bacterium and contains these coding sequences:
- the fni gene encoding type 2 isopentenyl-diphosphate Delta-isomerase; translated protein: MATSSAQQTIQRKQRHVELCLDSDVDFAKRNGFERYDFRHNATPELNLSEIDLSTTFLGRKISYPLMISSMTGGYNGATQVNAILAEAAEALHIPLGVGSMRQALESEAHRESFAVVRKVAPSIPIFANIGAPEVAKGLTKAEMKLLLDLVRADGLIVHLNAAQELFQPEGNTNFKGFLSELRKLCKRLPVPVIAKEVGNGISGEVAARLIEAGVQAIDVAGAGGTNWQKVEALRYAEQFNHDERFTEGGFAELINWGIPTAECLEELRALRRRKEYRKAQVIASGGISNGVEIAKALALGADLAAIAKPFLKAAFE
- the nuoH gene encoding NADH-quinone oxidoreductase subunit NuoH yields the protein MLYPVLLLFHFATITLDLTQRILLGLTLIVTIILGVVLTVWSERRIAAAIQHRIGPNRVGPFGLLQPFADVLKLLFKEDITPAAANRFYHLLAPMISLFAALTTIAVVPFAKGIAIADVSVGILYILAITSIGVYGLTVAGWASSNKYSLLGGLRSSAQMISYEIAMGLSVVSVVVLADSLRMTDIVESQTSNPLYWNCFRNFIGFICFTVAAFAECNRAPFDLPEAEQELVGGYNTEFGSMKFATFFLAEYANMIVASAVISTLFLGGYQVPFIDEATGLPTWLLAALQVGAFVTKTVFMIFVFIWVRWTVPRFKYNQLMDLGWRKLLPLSLFNLLLIAAGVLMFGSK